CAAAATGTCTCTAAAACTTTGAGACAATGGAAACATTAAGTCCACAAACTCATCCATGCCTGTCGTCATCTGTTCCAGGACTTGTTTCATGATCGGACTTTTTATCCTTACTAGGGGCATGATCTCTTTCCTGACTCTCTGATTTTTggttaatttctttctctgttgaaGATCtggtcttttccttttcattactCCTGCTTGAGTATGATTTTTTTGATTCTCTCTCTTTGCTACTTGGTCTCTTTTTTGAGTCTGGACTTCTATCTTGATCTCTACTAGACTTCTTATCTTTACTGGATTCCGGACTGCTACTGTCACGGCTTTTTGAACGCCTCTTCCTTTGGCTTTCAGAATCATTCCTCTTATATGAGCTTCTACTTTCTCTGTTTGAATacctctctctgtttctgctctgactttcctctctctctgagCTTCTTGAGTCTCTCCTCCtcctattttctcttcctctgtatCTATCTGGCGtacctctcctttctctgcttcttgatcttcttcttcttgtttctctgtCCCTATTCCTTGAATATTCTTTACTTCTACTGCGATCTCTGTCTCTGCTTCTTGATCTTGCTCTCCTACCCCTATCTCTGCTTTTGCTTCGTTCCCTTGTTCTACTGCTGGAACTATGTTTTCCTCTACCATGCTCACGCTCTCTGCTTCTTGACTTATGTTTCTCCCTGTCTTTACTCTTCCTATGGTCATGGTCATTACTTCTTGAACCTGCCCTTCTACTTCTCTCTTTACttctacttctttctttctctctccctctagAATCATAGcgcttttctttttctctaccTTTCTCATGGTCCCTCTCTTTGCTTCTTGATCTTACTCTCTTTTCATCATGTCTACTGTGTTTGGAGTCTCTTTCTTTACTTCTtgatttctctctgcttttactATGGCTTCTAGATTTACCTCTTTTCCTGGTCTTGCTCTTGTTATGCTTGTCATCTTTTTCTGAATTCCTCCTTGTCTCCCTGTCTTTACTGCTGGATTTgtgatcttttttcttctccttctcccctcttctGCTTGGACTTTCAGAAGCTTGTCTGTGGtctgatatttttctctctcttcctcttcctgggCTTTTTTGATTATCTTtcttgatttcatttatttcactccttggagagagagaaaaaacacattttaaaatattgtgaatCCCCTccactctgaaaaataaagtcagaagTGAGACTGAAACAAAGTCACACCAGGCCATCTGTATTGAAACCCATATATTTATGGTAACCACAAATAAGCATGATTGAATTCTGACAGTTAAGCAATGGAATAACCAAGTCagtgtccttttttctttgaagtaacTATAGCTAAAAATTTAAGACAGTGCTTATTACTCTGATATAtacaaaaatttaaatgcacatactccaaaaagaaataatcttacTTGTCCCCTTTTATCCATCTTTCTCCGCTAGACACTCTCATTCTTTGAGCTCTTTGCATTTCTTGCCTCCAATGTGGAGGAGTTTCACTGCGTCGAAATCTATCTCTTGACCTGGATCTGGAAGGCGTCCGGTAACGcttaacaggaaaagaagaaaaaaaatgggtatAAGTTAGCTATCAACAGCATGTGAAattcaaagcagtattttatcCCCAGTGGGTGATTCTCCACAACACCTAACATTACACTTAGACGTATATATCAGGTTCACGCTTCCAAGTTACTAATTTAccaaaaaacatatttgataTTCAGCTATAGCAGGAATACAAAGTGTCTGATCTAGTAactattttaaagtaacttctCAGCAATTTTTGGGTACAACATCCTGAAGTAGAAgtcttctgtctgtttttaattagtACAAGTTACTTTTTTGACAATGAAAATTCTTCTTAGCTTTGACAAGCAACACCAAAACAACActttacactttttttccttaagctcACCTTTGCAAATAAGGGCAGTTTTCCCCCACATTCCTGCTAGTGACATGGTACAGGTTCTGGTGTTCACTAGAACACTTTTTGAGCTAGATGATTCACTGATTCACAAACTACCACAGTAATACAATGAAAGCATTTGTTATTTTGCGTCCTACTTCTTTCCAATAAACTCAGTATGCAAACAGTAAACTAATTTTCCTTGTCTTACTTCTAGCTTTAGCCCCCAGATCAATTATGGTGCACCATAAATTACACGtgcaccctcccaccccccaaattGACCATCCTAATGAAAAGGCTCAGTAAGAACATGCTGCCACGCTCTTTCTTTTGGGGAAGGGATTGCAAACATTTACCCGTGGtcctcttccttttattttccttccagatcTGGTCACCAACAATCTTCTCTGGTATGTTGACTGGGAATTCGATAgattactaaaaataaagtgataTTGTTTGTAACACTGaatgaaagaagataaaaacaacttcatatcttcttcagaaattaaatacaatcaaaagaaaacagacatttaatgttattctttattattgGCCCAGTAACAACCACACCACAtgccttttgcttttgtgtgtggcattaatagaacaaaaaaaatctgttgatatCAGAAAAGGTCcatcttttccttcaaatttgTTGTTaactattttacattttggaGCCTGACAACCACGCATGccagaacaaaataattacacaCTATAAACTTAAACTGATACTTCACTTTTTCAGGAGTGGCTAGCttctttaaccttttttttatGTACAGAAGATCTGTACATGTATGGGAGAAAAGCTGCAATGCATTGATTGCCTGTGCGAGGTTTCATTCACAGATGTGAAAAGTGAATATCCTCACACAGCTGTGAGAGGCACTGTTGTGTTCTGGCAGTGACAATACAAAGCCACCCTTCATTATCAGTTCATTTCATGAGAACAGCTGAGGTTCACTTTCAAGGTCCATTTAAACCTGGTACTGTAAGAGAAGAAACCCAGGCAGTAAAGTTTAATAATCATTTAACTGCATTTCAACCTCTCTAGTACAGACAGAAACAACAACGGACAAGCACAAAATCCTACATGGAATAATTGCAACACTTGTGCCCTCTCAAGTTTAGGTTTTATAAAATGGGCTTAAGCGATATTCACAGAACCTATAAAATTTCATAAGGGCACATTTAGTAATTGTTACACAGCACTAGCTTTCCATGTGAAACTTCCACTTTGGGTTAGTAACTAAGGGACAAAATATTGATAATCAATACGTGGCTCCCAAAAGCAGCTATCCCTCTCAATTTCCAATGAAAACTGTACCTAAAAATTAGTTATTGTATTTCCttcttacctttctttttccttttaaggtTTCTTCAATAAAGTCTTTATAATAAAGGGAGTAGGCAATCTTGTCTTAACTATCTTTAGGTTAAATCTCTTAAACAAGcgcaaaacaaaaccccaactGGTACTGATCAAGTAgttcccttccctgtcccccccTAACATTCCTTATGAGTGCTTCAGACTTGATgaccagaaaatatttcacgacttcatgtattttgttttgaaaaaaacacaaaacaggtTATAAATTCATATTGGACAGTTGTATGTAATGAATCCTACATGAAACTATGCTCCatttcacttgctttttctttaatcattCATTCTACATTTTTCACTCACTAGAATTATTTCCAAACATTAAGcttttgtgcaaaaaaaaaaatttttatatatataatatatatatatataaatatatatatatttatatatagaatatatatattcatccACCTGTGCTCAGAAACATCCAACTATTTAATAGGGAAAGGACTCAGTAGTCTTAAAACAGCAATATGACCAGATGACTGTCAGCGTCTTGTCAAGCAGGTATAttacctttctctttccttctctctgcttttcctctctttttctttctcatctgcttTAGGAGGACTTTTCCTCATCAGGAACCGGTTTTCAGGTACAGGAGGAATTTCTTCAGGACGGACAGTAGATAACGGCTGTGCTTCAGGGTTTTCATCTTCGCTTTCACTggatgagctttttttttttgtataaaaataaatatttacacttGAGATGAGTT
This sequence is a window from Cygnus olor isolate bCygOlo1 chromosome 6, bCygOlo1.pri.v2, whole genome shotgun sequence. Protein-coding genes within it:
- the PPIG gene encoding peptidyl-prolyl cis-trans isomerase G — its product is MGVKVQRPRCFFDIAINNVPAGRVVFELFSDVCPKTCENFRCLCTGEKGTGKSTQKPLHYKSCLFHRVVKDFMIQGGDFSEGNGRGGESIYGGFFEDESFAVKHNKEFLLSMANRGKDTNGSQFFITTKPTPHLDGHHVVFGQVISGQEVVREIENQKTDASSKPYAEVRILSCGELIPKSKAKKEEKKRHKSSSSSSDSESSSDSESSSDSSSDSESASEEKSKKRKKKHKKNSKKHKKEKKKRKKSKKSSSSESEDENPEAQPLSTVRPEEIPPVPENRFLMRKSPPKADEKEKERKSREKERESNLSNSQSTYQRRLLVTRSGRKIKGRGPRRYRTPSRSRSRDRFRRSETPPHWRQEMQRAQRMRVSSGERWIKGDKSEINEIKKDNQKSPGRGRERKISDHRQASESPSRRGEKEKKKDHKSSSKDRETRRNSEKDDKHNKSKTRKRGKSRSHSKSREKSRSKERDSKHSRHDEKRVRSRSKERDHEKGREKEKRYDSRGREKERSRSKERSRRAGSRSNDHDHRKSKDREKHKSRSREREHGRGKHSSSSRTRERSKSRDRGRRARSRSRDRDRSRSKEYSRNRDRETRRRRSRSRERRGTPDRYRGRENRRRRDSRSSEREESQSRNRERYSNRESRSSYKRNDSESQRKRRSKSRDSSSPESSKDKKSSRDQDRSPDSKKRPSSKERESKKSYSSRSNEKEKTRSSTEKEINQKSESQERDHAPSKDKKSDHETSPGTDDDRHG